In Aedes albopictus strain Foshan chromosome 3, AalbF5, whole genome shotgun sequence, the following are encoded in one genomic region:
- the LOC115266240 gene encoding uncharacterized protein LOC115266240 — protein MSNINKGRPLPPVPPRPVSTIFPSGVPPPIPPRRRDYENSEFVRRQTPTSGNQARANSVHNLTQQFQGLSFRHDGDTRKSYPNYLNSACEALQHIYEEIPARSSTSGSYSAGTEEYWSDATFETESDGSVVRNESNEFLSDKSLSTERYSSPPENTADELLQNEQKYIDNLMNGMLNFIPLIYHMNLPEGLRGQRNNLFGNVEEIHELHQDDFLPALRRCYQNVEQIAQCFIHCVETDKFYCYVKYALNRRKSDTIFERHRDYFSSNQHELNSFLLQPIQRLPRYLLFMDKFTKETLKFGDDHYTASHISTIKKAQEKLSDLVDLMNAAVSISDIPQCAREFAATSSFSQAISGFGRDNDLASTLILKPKGNKLQSRNNPIDLFAQGKLIRVLDTEIYDEARYRAYKSKFFIFEKLLIYTEITKAGLPYRGHYFGSEINYWEDSRKLYLFCLHRGTQEIQMRCNKTIADTVKTIRQRAISQFFSEPQLIDFEAPLDSQTTRASTKTDLDLTNSIMALINSQIQYVQVFQANFEYYLKCQTPFQETQLHKFKEICLKMNHLHYDRIISDLSANVGNIAGICTMFSQYVQYDFPPLYGEYLKVGYSAVKFIRHRPTSNTSCTFLVTTIDDFVYLCIGRLEEFTQFFSTLTEKLSEQIIQNTSTDRSTYHQLAVVQVELDKFTQSVGDNYRLLSLDDEVIGCGLAVSSERAKIRTEQLEAIHCRIFICERAVVCVACSVEQQFTKRRERFDKVIFIDRFSGRAHPMRLRKSRKDDDVGCFTFGNTKYKVKFQSSQARDRFCANYVQQFVSFDK, from the exons ATGTCCAACATAAACAAAGGTCGTCCATTACCACCAGTACCCCCACGACCTGTGTCCACAATATTTCCATCCGGTGTGCCTCCGCCTATACCGCCGCGTAGAAGAGATTACGAAAACAGCGAATTCGTCAGGCGACAAACACCCACATCCGGAAATCAAGCCAGAGCAAATAGCGTTCATAATTTGACGCAGCAATTTCAAGGATTGTCCTTTCGTCATGATGGAGATACTAGAAAAAGCTATCCCAATTATCTGAACAGTGCGTGTGAAGCTTTACAGCACATTTATGAGGAGATTCCGGCAAG ATCGAGTACCTCCGGGTCGTACAGTGCTGGAACAGAAGAATATTGGAGTGATGCTACGTTTGAAACAGA AAGTGACGGTTCAGTTGTCCGCAACgagtcgaatgaatttttaagTGACAAATCTCTTAGCACCGAGCGATACAGTTCGCCACCAGAAAACACAGCTGATGAGCTACTTCAGAACGAACAAAAGTACATCGACAATCTGATGAATGGGATGCTCAACTTCATCCCTCTGATTTATCACATGAATCTCCCGGAAGGCTTACGTGGCCAAAGAAACAACCTGTTCGGAAACGTTGAAGAGATCCACGAGCTTCATCAGGACGATTTTCTTCCAGCACTTCGTCGGTGTTATCAAAATGTAGAACAAATTGCACAATGTTTCATCCATTGCGTGGAGACGGATAAGTTTTACTGCTATGTGAAGTATGCCCTTAATCGTCGGAAATCGGATACAATTTTCGAAAGACATCGAGATTACTTTTCG TCCAACCAACACGAGCTGAACAGCTTTCTTCTGCAACCCATCCAGCGGCTTCCGCGGTACTTGCTGTTTATGGACAAATTTACCAAAGAAACTCTGAAATTTGGGGATGATCATTATACGGCATCTCACATTTCTACCATCAAAAAAGCTCAGGAGAAATTGAGCGACTTGGTGGACTTGATGAACGCTGCAGTGTCGATTAGTGATATTCCACAGTGCGCAAGAGAATTTGCTGCGACTTCTTCGTTTTCCCAGGCTATTTCAGGTTTTGGTCGCGACAATGATCTGGCATCTACGCTGATTTTGAAGCCGAAAGGGAATAAGTTACAATCTCGAAACAATCCA ATCGACCTTTTCGCCCAGGGGAAACTTATTCGCGTGCTGGACACCGAAATATATGACGAAGCCCGTTACCGAGCGTACAAGTCCAAGTTTTTCATATTTGAAAAGCTCCTAATCTACACAGAGATCACCAAGGCTGGCCTTCCGTACAGGGGCCATTACTTTGGCTCGGAAATAAACTATTGGGAAGATTCCCGAAAGCTGTACCTGTTTTGTCTACACCGAGGGACCCAGGAGATTCAAATGCGCTGCAACAAAACGATAGCCGATACTGTGAAAACTATCCGACAACGAGCGATCTCACAATTTTTCAGCGAACCTCAACTGATAGATTTTGAAGCACCACTGGATTCGCAAACTACTAGAGCATCTACCAAAACAGATCT AGACCTTACAAATAGCATTATGGCATTGATAAACTCCCAAATTCAGTATGTTCAGGTTTTTCAAGCGAATTTCGAGTACTATTTGAAATGCCAGACTCCTTTTCAAGAAACGCAACTGCACAAATTCAAAGAAATTTGCTTGAAAATGAATCATTTGCATTACGATCGAATCATATCAGATTTATCAGCTAATGTCGGAAACATTGCTGGGATTTGTACGATGTTCTCACAATACGTTCAG TACGATTTTCCACCACTATACGGAGAATACCTGAAAGTTGGCTATAGTGCGGTTAAGTTTATCCGACATCGACCCACTTCAAAT ACTTCCTGCACATTCCTTGTGACAACAATTGATGACTTCGTGTATCTCTGCATCGGGAGATTGGAAGAGTTTACCCAATTTTTCTCAACATTGACCGAGAAACTGTCGGAACAGATCATTCAAAATACATCAACCGATAGATCCACGTACCACCAGCTGGCTGTTGTTCAAGTGGAACTGGACAAATTCACCCAAAGCGTTGGTGATAATTATCGGCTGCTGTCCTTGGATGACGAAGTGATCGGGTGTGGTTTGGCGGTGAGCAGCGAACGAGCCAAGATCAGGACAGAGCAGTTGGAAGCAATCCATTGCAGGATATTCATTTGTGAACGGGCAGTTGTTTGTGTTGCATGTAGCGTTGAGCAGCAGTTCACCAAACGACGTGAACGATTTGATAAAGTGATATTTATTGATAGGTTTTCTGGTAGAGCTCATCCAATGCGATTGAGAAAAAGCAGGAAAGATGACGATGTAGGATGCTTTACTTTTGGGAATACAAAGTATAAAGTAAAATTCCAATCCAGTCAAGCAAGAGACAGGTTCTGTGCAAATTATGTCCAACAGTTTGTTTCGTTCGATAAATAG